The following nucleotide sequence is from Aedes aegypti strain LVP_AGWG chromosome 3, AaegL5.0 Primary Assembly, whole genome shotgun sequence.
TCTTGAATAAAACTGATTTGAACCTCTGTAATTTGTATTATATCTACTTTTAATGTGATCAAAACTAGGATGTAAGATTACAGAGATCCTTACAGTAATTATAGTAATACTTTTGGTTGAATTTCATCGTAATTTactaatgggactgttatgcgggtatATTCAATATGGGACACACATGGTTTGGTATTTTTAtcgcattttgtccatacaagAACACAATTTTAAGAATGGTACCGAAAAGTACACTAAAAATAAACACTATTCATGGAGCTAACTCAAATGTGTCGAAAATTGAAATGGGACTGTAATGCGAGTATGGGTAGTATAGTAATCTAAAAAGTATACTGAAGGAGGAATATTTTGCTCACTTTGAATTATATAACTTGGATGTGATTGCGGTCCACATGGAGCGAACTTGAAACAATTTATCCGACggaaaaaaattacattttttagcTTTGAATtgcattggaaaaaaaatcacttaatacCGTCGGATCATTGAGTACTTCCATAGCGAGTGCTTCCACGGTGTTGTTTGCTTTCACACATTTACTCTAAACAAACTTTCGATTCTGTTATCCCGTCTGACTTCTGTCTAATCTGttgatttccttgactttccctTGGCTTGTCAGCTTGGCTGAGACAACCGAATCGCCAAATCGTCGTCATATTCCCAACTTCTTCATGTCCACCCACATAACCAACAGTCGGGGGAGCCTTGAGATGGAGCGTGGAAGGGGATCGAAAAAGGACAATCCCTCTGTACCCGCTAGCACTTCGGCACCGGGCGGGGGCAAAACGGGGAAATGTATAAATACGcggaaatttgatgttttatgtaCCGGTGGGTTCTTTTCGCGCTCGCTCTTCTTTTGGCTCACTCGCTCTCCGGACGTCGAGCAATGATAGTGGGACTGCCAGCGCCACTAGAGGTTCTACCTATATCTCTCAACAGTCCCCCCCCCCTTCGCTCACTGTGTAAAGTTTTTATTTGACAGTTTGAAGCAGCACGTGAATTTTGTGACTGACTTAGGAAAGTATATATTTACCggacaaatgtcaaaaatgttgttttgatGTATGTAAAGGTTTTGATCAAAGGGAATCTAACTAGAGTCAAACCTCCATTAAGGGAACATTTAAGGGACCATCAACcattgtttttagtatggtccCTTGAGTCGACATTGaaacatcgactcatagagATTTCACTgtaaaatgatttttaaacTGTATGATTTCGAGCAGGGCCAATCTGGATCGTCAGCTTTTTGTTGTTTTGATAATAGGTACGAAATGTATCACTTTACGCTTGGCATAAGACATTTACTGCCGGACGAGCATAACTCACCTTGTCTTTCGTTCTGGAATGTGCGGCTCAAATGACACCTGACACAACACTTTTGTTCTTCGTTCTTCTGTATGGGTACTGTTATGCTTTCAGTTTAGCGGTTCCACACTTGCACAAAACACTTACTCTCAGCTGatcgttttcaaaatttcgtcACTTTTTCATCAACAGTTGATTAGTTTCACTATTGACCTGCTCTTCTCATAAGCGCGGATCAGTAGGCCATGAAACGTCCGCTCCGAATATGTGGATTCGATTGGCATGGCATGCTAAGCTACCAGGACGATCAATGCTCACTTCAGTGTACACACCTTAAAAATCAACACTCATTAGCGAATCGAATCACGTTCGAATGCACCATAAATTCGCATTTCACACACAAGAGACATTGTTCGGGAAGAACCATTTGTCATCGTCTGACTGCACACTTGTGGGTACAACCTGATACTCCTAGCGTACGGTTTTATCTCATTATCGGTAATTAACGCGCGGGAACGGTGGTGGTGTCTTTCCGAGTCGTACGTTTAGTCCAAAAGCATCCCGAAAGCGACGTGCACTATTTCGGAGACCATTCAAACAGTAATAATAATGTGTGCCATTCCTCGACAAGGTGCGTGTCCTCATTCGCCGCACATATGATTATGGTTGGTCACACGCACCGCACGAAGGACACGGAGTTCAGCAGCTAGACGAGTATCCTTCCTCGAAGCAATACGGTCTACGATATGGTACCGATTGGATTGGCTAACTAGATCTCGATGAGCCGTTGCTCCGCACAAAACAAACGCAACGCCTGCTATTGGTCAAGCCACACAAATGAGTACTCTTTTTTTCTTCTAACGCCACCTCCTGTGTCTTACAAGCAGGGACACATCCGTTAGCGTTGACCTAGCGTCGTTAACTGAACTGCTAAGTGTTATTATGCTTCTCCAGCACGTTCCGAAAAACCCCGTTCAGCACAACACTCCACATGTGTCTTCGTCTCCGCGTGCCGTGAGCTTTATTATTCTCGATCTCATCGACGTCATTTTCGGTGTATGTGCGCCCGCTAATAATATGCCACTCTCCGCACTCTCTTCTTGTATTAGTcattttataataataatacataataaaatGCGAATAAAATACTCAGGGCTCGGCTCTCCACGCTTCTACACACAACAACACCACAAAGCAATAAGCAGCGATACCCTCATTCATTGCCTGATTGGCACTCCTTCGCTCCGTTCGGTCCATCGGCAAACAAGCAACACTGCTCTTGCTGCTCCCGATATGCAAGGGTGTAGTTGTAAAATAATGTGCATCAAACCAAAGTGGACGCTCTCGTAGATACCGTACCCAAAGACCGGCCGCGCGCACTCACTCTCCCATCGGGTTCCAGTTCGACTAAATGCACATATGCACCACTGCCGACGAGCTGCGATGCTGCGTGTATGCGTTAATGCACCCTGCTTACTCATTCATTCTCTGATTCGATGCACAATTTAATGTCCTCAGCAGTCCTCGGTCGGATGGTCGATTCGGGAGCTTGCGGAGACGGGTAGGCTTTTTATATAAATTAACTGGAGAAAACAGTCAGTGGAGTGGAGTCAGAGTAACCACCCCAAATCGTGGGGATTGCTAGATGGAAATCGAAAACACTTCCATCCAAAGCTTGCTGAGTAAAGCCCCacgcacaatgtgagcggcagcgcggtacagCGGCATGACGGCACGCCCATCTTGATCCACACTCCACTTATCAATCCcatgttgactaaatccttctcaacattgacttgacaagcAGAGTGTACCTCAAGATGGGCCCGCCGTCATGCCGCTGTGCCGCGCTGCCGCTTACATTGTGCGTGGGGCTTAAGGCGAAGGCGCGCTTCGGTGTCGTTGCGGTGGTGGCCTGCTAAGATCATGTGTGTCCGACTATAGGTAGAGGACGAAAATTGCGCGCATTTGCATCTAACGGAAGCGTTGCCAGTTGGATGGAGTCGCTAATGTTGAGTACCTTAGTTTACAGGTTGCTTCAATTTCTGATAATTAGTGAATTGTTGACTGTAGCATAATCAGGATTGCCACatgtacagatttatctgtattttataGATTTTATCGAATGTTTTGTGTTCAAGAATCTGTTTAGGCAGATTACAGATTTGTTTGGCAAAATACAgatacactaaaacctcaatttacgaagtctttttttacgctacctaTATTTAAGTCACGAAAGGATGATgaaaatcgatgttcgacgccattttggaatccaagatggcgacctctggtttggaaaAACCGATGGAAactcatacaatatgggtattttcggaacgggcacgacgaggggatgacaaaaatcgatgtccgacgccattttggaatccaagatggcgacatctggttggggaaaaccgttggaaacccatacaatatgggtattttcggaacgggcacgacgaggggatgacgaaaatcgaagttcgacgccattttggaatccaagatggcgacctctggtttgggaacaCCGTTGGAAACCCGTACaacatgggtattttcggaacgggcacgacgaggggatgacaaaaatcgatgtccgacgccattttggaattgaaTCAACAAGGCTACCAAAACgtatgacgggctacttagccttaagagtttagattttatgctataaatcaatgtacaactacttaagtttgtagatactcaggccCATATATCGTGGTCCTCGGAAGTACAAAAACATCGACACAATTCAATACAACACATTGTTTgcacatccgcacaaattattacattataccgtttactcacatgaatggttaggggcctgtggagtaattgaaaactaacctctaatctcttattacggtcgtagatcccaaggcctatattcaatggagtccttgaaggacctaggacatccacacatattattacaatacaccgtttactcacatgaatggttagcgACCTGTGGAGTTATTGGAAATTAACCTCTAAtcacttattacggtcgtagatcccaaggcctatattcaatggagtcgttggaggacctaggacatcggcacaaattataaacatactcattttactactatgaatagataagggcctgtgccacataaaaacatcaaaggatcgctaaatatgccagtacattgcaggtatatattcgaggaagtttttggatgaactagacaACCTATTGTACTCACTTAAGTACCAAtacttggatctgacaatacaaacgcttcttaaaaataaaacaatcttctagggttcagtattgtgagacattcttttacatagaaatgataaattgatctccgttaactcatgtagaatcatatgcccaaacgccaaagagttcttggaagaccttaacttgcacacattctagcctgattAAGAACCCAATGTTCTAATAATATTTTAATGGTGCtgaaagagcatattttttctaaacaaTATATATTAaacggcaaaacctcgttttacgaactgagctccctcgttttacgcactgattcaatttacgcaccaactcaatttacgcaccaccgatctagttcgtaaattgaggttatagTGTATAAAGATTCTGCATACAGGATTCTTCCAAAACCATACAGATTTATATAAATTTTCgagcaaaaataaaatttatggttttgaaaacattaatATTGAAACTGATAAATTTCAGTTCTAAATTTTAGCCACAAATAAGTGGTATTTACTTGAATTTCTTGCCTAATTGTCATTGCTATCTCACATTTAGGGGTACATATATTGTGCTCCATGATACAGAAATACAAATGGTTCAAGGAAAAATACAGATTTCCATGTGGTAACCCTGGGCACAATGCGTATTTGTATAAAGCCAATGGTGTCCgagaaaaatatcaatgttcGAAAAGTCATAGAGCACTACCACAGAAAAAAAGATACGCTTGTGCTTATAAGTAgaacaaatcaattttctcaaaaatcatttAGAGATTAAATCTAAAAAAAGAAATTCGGCAGGTCGAATTATGGAAAATTAATATATCTATCGCAAATCGGCATATGATGACGTTTTGGGCGGATGTTTTCAAAGTCTACTatttttcaaacgatttttttcttgcTTTGCGAATGTTGTAATATTTGTATGGTCAGACATTTGGTGTGATCGGTTCGATGCGAGATCTCAGTTAAGACTTCGAACCCCAGACCATCAGGATCTATCTATCTACTTGTTTCGAAAAGGCATATAACAACATTCTAACACATCTTACAATTTCCCCCTGAACAGGACGCAAGTCTCACATGGCGACCGGAGGACCCGGACTTGACCTTCTGGTTCCAGCGCATCATTCTACAATGGGTGCCCTGTTTCTTACTGTTTCTCTTCACATTCTACGAGGTGTACGGTATTGTAACCAGCAGATACCGGGACATCCCGTGGAATTGGCTGAACATCTCAAAAATTGTCATCACCTTCATGCTGATGACGCTCCGTGGATTGACCATGATCGTTAACTACCACAACCAGCAGGATGTGTTCGACGTGCAGATATTGGTGGCCGTTTTCAACGCTCTGGCTTATGTAAGTATTTTGGATTGTCATCAATTAGCTATTAATAACCTTGCTATTTTTACGACAGATAACGACCATCGCCCTATACTACTTTTTCCGGAAGTACGGTATCCGAAGCGCGGGAACGATCTTCATCTTCTGGTTCCTGAAAGCCTTCCTCGACATCATCCAGATGCGAACGGAAGCTATGAAGCACGCCAAACGAGAAAACCCGATCGGATCCGGCAAAACGGTCATCTTTGATGAGTACCAATTTGTCAGTTACACACTGCAATACTCGCTGATTTGCTTGATAACGCTGTTGGAGATCTTCCCTGATCAAGCCCCACGCTATACTGACTACCCCAAGCAGAAGAACTAAAGCCCCGAGTTGCGGTCCAGCTTCTTCATCAAGCTGCTGTATTTGTACTTCGATCGGTTCACGTGGACCGGTTTCCGCAAGCCACTGACCGACGACGACATGTACGATCTGAACCCGCAGGACATGTCCCGGGAGCTGGTGCCTCCGTTCGATAAGTACTGGTATGAGAGTGTCGAAAGTGGACGTCGGAAACAGATGGCTACGGATAAGAAGGCCGGCAAGGTGAACCCCGTCTACAAACCGAATGCCGCCTCGAATAGGTCGATCCTTCCGGCGATGGTCAAGGCGTACGGTGGGCCGTTCTGGTTCGCGGGGTTGCTCCAGATCGGAATCTCCGGACTGCCATATCTTATGCAGTAAGTTTGACTGTGTTTGAGTGTGATTGTGGAGGTCTAAcactgatttctttttcaggGAGCTGATGGGTAACATCGCCATGAATGGACCTTTCTGGATCGGAATGACGATAACGTTTGCTCTGTTCTTAAACTCGCTGTTGATCGCACTGTTCAACGGTCAGTACTTCCGCAAGACGTTCCTTGTCGGTTTCCGCATCCGAACGGGTTTGATCAGTGCCATCTATCGGAAAGCCCTCCGCATATCGAGCTTCGCTAAGAAGGACACCACCGTGGGAGAAATCGTGAACCTTATGGCAGTCGACGCGCAGCGGTTCTTCGAATTGACGTCCTACTTGTACGTTCTGTGGTCAGCTCCCATCATTATCGGAGTTTGCATCTTTTTTCTGTACGAGATCCTCGGCCCGGCAGTGTTCGCTGGACTCGGAGTGATGGTCTTTATGATTCCGATCACCGGAGTCATCGCTACTCGGCTACGTGATCTCCAGGTGAAACAGATTAACATCAAGGACGAGCGTGTGAAGAAAATGAACGAAATCTTGAGCGGCATGAAGGTGTTGAAGCTTTACGCTTGGGGGCCCAGTTTCCAGGATGACATAGTAGGCGTCCGGCACGGAGAAATCGACATTTTGCGAACCATGGCCTACTATGGGGCAGCGACTTTCTTAGTGTGGAGTATGGCACCGTTCCTGGTGACGCTGGCTTTATTCGCAGTGTACGTCATGATCGATGAGAACAACGTACTCGATCCGCAAACAGCCTTCGTTTCCCTAGCACTGTTCAACATCCTACGCTTCCCGTTGGCTATGTTCCCCATGATGATCACGTTTGCCATGCAGGCGTGGGTATCGGTTCAGCGTATCAACAAGTTCATGAACAGTGAAGAAC
It contains:
- the LOC23687629 gene encoding LOW QUALITY PROTEIN: canalicular multispecific organic anion transporter 2 (The sequence of the model RefSeq protein was modified relative to this genomic sequence to represent the inferred CDS: inserted 1 base in 1 codon; substituted 1 base at 1 genomic stop codon), yielding MATSGLGTPLETRTTWDASLTWRPEDPDLTFWFQRIILQWVPCFLLFLFTFYEVYGIVTSRYRDIPWNWLNISKIVITFMLMTLRGLTMIVNYHNQQDVFDVQILVAVFNALAYITTIALYYFFRKYGIRSAGTIFIFWFLKAFLDIIQMRTEAMKHAKRENPIGSGKTVIFDEYQFVSYTLQYSLICLITLLEIFPDQAPRYTDYPKQKNXSPELRSSFFIKLLYLYFDRFTWTGFRKPLTDDDMYDLNPQDMSRELVPPFDKYWYESVESGRRKQMATDKKAGKVNPVYKPNAASNRSILPAMVKAYGGPFWFAGLLQIGISGLPYLMQELMGNIAMNGPFWIGMTITFALFLNSLLIALFNGQYFRKTFLVGFRIRTGLISAIYRKALRISSFAKKDTTVGEIVNLMAVDAQRFFELTSYLYVLWSAPIIIGVCIFFLYEILGPAVFAGLGVMVFMIPITGVIATRLRDLQVKQINIKDERVKKMNEILSGMKVLKLYAWGPSFQDDIVGVRHGEIDILRTMAYYGAATFLVWSMAPFLVTLALFAVYVMIDENNVLDPQTAFVSLALFNILRFPLAMFPMMITFAMQAWVSVQRINKFMNSEELDPTNVTHNRSEDALSIKDGTFSWGDETPILKNINLAVKKGKLSAVVGSVGTGKSSLISALLGEMEKIKGTVNTDGSIAFVPQQAWIQNATLRENILFGKAYNAQKYDRVLECCALKPDLEMLPGRDKTEIGEKGINLSGGQKQRVALAQAVYADAEIYLFDDPLSAVDAHVGKHIFEKVIGPEGILVGRSRLLVTHGISFLPSVEEIFVVKDGEISESGSYQQLLDQKGAFAEFLMQHFQELDEEDEEIQIIQEILKDEVSRNIVKRAMSTRSQRSSGSGGSAGSVCRKTMSRQESRNSNKPVEAPAAPAKGTTLIEKEESATGAVXLNMAFWAIGSSVVNQASASYGNIWLTDWSEDPEAATNTSVRDMYLGVYVSF